A region from the Leptospirillum ferriphilum genome encodes:
- a CDS encoding c-type cytochrome, translating into MTNQFKPMNNVVAILVTIAFAIVFFILFMLIPEPENKKASSPAGQTSGNARAFPSGLTGEVLFDRACSQCHTPPPLTHRSPEDWRILVLKMNRNMQQTGKNYLTPEEIQPVVDYILSHQKPA; encoded by the coding sequence TTGACCAATCAGTTCAAACCCATGAACAATGTCGTTGCCATACTCGTGACGATCGCTTTTGCAATTGTTTTTTTCATCCTGTTCATGCTCATCCCTGAACCGGAAAACAAAAAGGCCTCTTCTCCCGCCGGCCAAACGTCCGGAAATGCCCGCGCATTTCCCTCCGGGTTGACAGGGGAAGTCCTGTTCGACAGAGCCTGCAGCCAATGCCACACCCCCCCGCCTCTGACTCACCGTTCCCCGGAGGACTGGAGAATCCTGGTGCTGAAAATGAACCGCAACATGCAGCAAACCGGAAAAAATTACCTGACTCCGGAGGAAATACAGCCGGTCGTGGACTATATTCTCTCCCATCAAAAACCTGCCTGA
- a CDS encoding YajQ family cyclic di-GMP-binding protein, with protein sequence MASDSSFDVVSNVDMQEAKNAVDQANKEIQNRFDLKATGAQVEWEKEELVLNAPDTHKLSAVNEILDSKCIRRGISLKNLDRQKVEESLGGKVRQRIRFKQGLSTDAAKEIVKEIKASKLKVQAQIQGDSVRVTGKSKDDLQTVISILKSKDFKYDLQFINFRS encoded by the coding sequence ATGGCAAGCGATTCATCGTTTGATGTTGTGTCCAATGTGGATATGCAGGAAGCCAAAAATGCCGTAGATCAGGCAAATAAGGAGATCCAGAACCGATTTGACCTGAAGGCGACGGGTGCACAGGTGGAGTGGGAGAAGGAAGAGCTCGTCTTGAATGCGCCGGATACCCATAAGCTGTCTGCAGTCAATGAAATTCTTGATTCCAAATGTATTCGCAGGGGGATTTCTCTCAAGAATCTCGACCGTCAGAAAGTGGAAGAATCTCTGGGGGGAAAAGTTCGGCAGCGGATCCGATTTAAACAAGGATTGTCCACGGACGCCGCAAAAGAGATTGTCAAGGAGATCAAGGCATCAAAGCTTAAAGTCCAAGCCCAGATCCAGGGAGATTCGGTCCGTGTGACAGGAAAGTCGAAGGACGATCTCCAGACGGTCATTTCCATTTTAAAATCAAAGGATTTCAAATACGACCTCCAGTTCATCAATTTCCGGTCCTGA
- the sppA gene encoding signal peptide peptidase SppA, whose product MKKRMGWMPASVLAVLMTISLTSCISVNLFPTEKGLQETVLSGMGARDKLLLVPINGFIGDQTSRGLPFLGGRDDTVTRIRATLRKAAEDPRVRGIVLLIDSAGGSVTASDRVYHLVREFKQKSGIPVMAMIGDMGASGAYYVSVAADEVWTHPTSVVGSIGVVIFNVGVTGLMKKIGVEDRTLSSGAEKEMGSPLKPMTDKDRSLFQGLISDLYTQFFDIVSRNRQIAPDILKPLADGRIFTARQALKNHLVDRIGYRDDLIRHLKRLMHVKEFEVIRYREPFLAATGIFGSESPADSPMASAGRLAGMLTKSGPTMLYLWDPGFSGSIK is encoded by the coding sequence ATGAAAAAAAGGATGGGCTGGATGCCCGCAAGTGTTTTGGCCGTCTTGATGACCATTTCCCTGACTTCCTGTATCAGCGTGAATCTTTTTCCAACGGAAAAGGGTTTACAGGAAACAGTTTTGTCAGGGATGGGGGCCAGGGACAAATTACTTCTCGTCCCGATCAACGGCTTTATCGGGGACCAGACAAGCAGGGGACTCCCTTTCCTGGGCGGGAGGGATGATACCGTCACCAGAATACGGGCAACGCTAAGAAAGGCCGCAGAGGATCCCAGAGTCCGGGGGATTGTTCTTCTGATCGACAGCGCTGGTGGTTCAGTGACGGCCTCCGACCGCGTCTACCATCTTGTACGGGAATTCAAGCAGAAATCCGGTATTCCTGTCATGGCGATGATCGGAGATATGGGAGCTTCGGGGGCCTACTATGTATCCGTTGCGGCGGATGAGGTCTGGACCCATCCAACAAGTGTTGTCGGCAGTATCGGGGTTGTTATCTTTAATGTCGGGGTCACAGGTCTGATGAAAAAAATCGGGGTCGAAGACCGAACCTTGTCGAGTGGTGCCGAGAAAGAGATGGGTTCGCCGCTCAAGCCGATGACAGACAAGGACAGGAGCCTGTTTCAGGGACTGATTTCAGACCTTTACACCCAGTTTTTCGACATCGTATCCCGGAATCGACAAATCGCTCCGGATATACTGAAGCCTCTGGCCGACGGGAGAATTTTCACCGCAAGACAGGCTCTGAAAAATCATCTTGTCGACCGCATCGGGTATCGGGACGATCTGATTCGTCACCTGAAAAGGCTGATGCATGTGAAGGAATTCGAAGTGATCCGGTATCGGGAGCCTTTTCTGGCGGCGACGGGTATTTTTGGAAGTGAAAGCCCGGCCGATAGTCCGATGGCAAGCGCGGGACGTCTTGCGGGGATGCTGACAAAAAGTGGTCCGACAATGCTTTATTTGTGGGATCCCGGATTTTCGGGCAGCATAAAATAG
- a CDS encoding ABC transporter permease, with amino-acid sequence MNGDILENEVTSIRIPHPLIRDLRGIYTLWLRDVIRLWRDKVRLVGSLIQPLLFLFILGGGLRGRLTGGMAGSANYQQFIFPGILAMSILFTASFAGIAVVWDREVGFLKEVLVAPLSRTAVVLGKVLGGSTNSLLQALLLFALFPAFKIRLTIGQFLLALLIMLFIGLAQTAMGIALSARMSSSQGFMVLLNFIILPLYFLSGAMFPLNGLPKWLSVAVLADPLTYGVDLLRGILLGAHHFAFSIDALALGCFGTGMIYLAAKLFNMETPGM; translated from the coding sequence GTGAACGGGGACATTCTTGAAAATGAAGTGACTTCCATTCGCATTCCTCATCCGCTTATCCGCGATCTTCGGGGAATTTATACCCTGTGGCTTCGGGACGTCATCCGTCTCTGGAGGGACAAGGTCCGCCTGGTTGGCTCCCTGATTCAGCCCCTGTTGTTTTTGTTTATTCTGGGAGGAGGTTTGCGTGGTCGTCTCACCGGAGGAATGGCTGGTTCGGCCAATTATCAGCAGTTTATTTTCCCTGGAATTCTGGCCATGAGTATTCTCTTTACAGCTTCTTTTGCGGGGATAGCCGTTGTCTGGGACAGGGAGGTCGGGTTCCTCAAGGAAGTCCTCGTAGCTCCTCTATCGAGGACGGCCGTTGTTCTGGGAAAAGTTCTCGGTGGCAGCACCAACAGCCTGCTCCAGGCGCTTCTCTTGTTTGCCCTGTTTCCGGCCTTCAAGATTCGATTGACGATCGGTCAGTTTCTTCTGGCTCTTTTGATCATGCTTTTCATAGGATTGGCCCAAACAGCGATGGGAATCGCTCTTTCTGCAAGAATGTCTTCCAGCCAGGGGTTCATGGTTCTGTTGAACTTTATTATCCTGCCGCTCTATTTTTTATCGGGGGCGATGTTTCCGTTAAACGGGCTCCCAAAATGGCTGTCTGTCGCCGTCCTGGCGGACCCTTTGACTTACGGCGTGGATCTGCTTCGGGGAATCTTGCTGGGTGCGCACCATTTCGCATTTTCAATCGATGCGCTGGCACTCGGATGCTTTGGCACCGGAATGATCTACTTGGCGGCGAAACTTTTTAATATGGAGACTCCCGGAATGTAA
- a CDS encoding ATP-binding cassette domain-containing protein, with amino-acid sequence MNKIDLSIGKGEFFALLGPNGAGKTTTISILSTILKPTSGQVTVDGLNVVDSPHLVRQKIGIIFQDPSLDDRLSAFENMEFHGRLYGLSRSQRLVQSEALLKMVDLWDRRQDLVRTFSGGMRRRLEIARGLMHHPKLLILDEPTIGLDPKTRRTIWEYIHLSRKQWGMTVFLTTHYLEEADSADRVGVMDEGRLVAVDTPEKLKKMVGPEVIVLQTDQDNLEPIRSYLEKFFGIVDCHVDSEGEISFPLPIGEEGAIGIIRKLPGTIHSMTIRQPDLDDVFIQMTGKNMALNQETASPFHRVYRGKL; translated from the coding sequence GAAAACGACAACGATTTCGATTCTGTCGACGATCCTCAAGCCAACATCCGGACAAGTGACTGTCGATGGACTCAACGTAGTCGATTCTCCGCATCTTGTACGCCAGAAAATCGGAATTATTTTTCAGGATCCGAGTCTTGATGACCGTTTGTCGGCATTCGAAAATATGGAGTTTCACGGGAGGCTCTACGGATTGTCCAGATCGCAGAGGCTGGTCCAGTCAGAGGCGCTCTTAAAAATGGTCGATCTCTGGGACCGCCGTCAGGATCTCGTCCGGACATTTTCGGGGGGGATGCGTCGTCGTCTTGAGATTGCGCGCGGATTGATGCATCATCCAAAACTTCTCATCCTTGATGAACCGACGATCGGTCTGGACCCAAAAACAAGGAGAACGATCTGGGAGTATATTCATCTCTCCCGAAAGCAATGGGGGATGACGGTTTTTCTGACAACACATTATCTTGAAGAAGCGGATTCGGCCGACAGGGTCGGAGTCATGGACGAAGGCCGATTGGTTGCCGTCGATACGCCGGAAAAACTGAAAAAAATGGTGGGACCGGAGGTGATCGTTCTGCAAACGGATCAGGACAATCTTGAACCTATTCGGAGTTATCTGGAAAAGTTTTTTGGTATAGTCGATTGTCACGTAGATTCGGAAGGTGAAATCTCCTTCCCATTGCCCATCGGAGAAGAGGGAGCAATCGGCATTATCCGGAAACTTCCGGGCACTATCCATTCAATGACGATCCGGCAACCGGACCTGGACGATGTTTTCATCCAGATGACAGGAAAGAACATGGCCTTAAATCAGGAAACGGCTTCCCCCTTTCATCGTGTGTATCGGGGGAAATTGTGA
- a CDS encoding DUF2127 domain-containing protein, producing the protein MIFKHKSPLFLKYIILERIAKGTLAIVLGIGGLSLIHVNLSAILVHLSQNFNLDVDNAWTGKLLREAGLISPNMLKMISVGGILYGLVNYLVAWGLHRRFRWAEYMTIVEISALIPFEVYAIHEHFSWFRLGAFCLNVIIVIYLIRNRSLFHSMKEESGVVETSCPPS; encoded by the coding sequence ATGATTTTCAAACACAAATCCCCCCTTTTCCTAAAATACATCATCCTTGAGAGGATTGCGAAAGGGACCCTCGCCATCGTCCTGGGAATAGGGGGGTTAAGCCTGATCCACGTCAATCTGTCTGCCATTCTCGTTCACCTCTCCCAGAATTTCAATCTGGATGTGGACAATGCCTGGACTGGAAAACTTCTCCGCGAAGCGGGGCTGATTTCCCCAAACATGCTGAAAATGATTTCGGTGGGAGGCATCCTTTACGGGCTGGTCAATTACCTCGTTGCCTGGGGTCTCCACAGACGTTTCCGATGGGCGGAATACATGACCATAGTGGAAATTTCGGCCCTGATTCCTTTTGAAGTATACGCAATCCACGAGCACTTCTCATGGTTTCGTCTGGGGGCATTTTGCCTGAATGTGATCATCGTCATTTACCTGATTCGAAACCGGTCCCTGTTTCACTCCATGAAAGAAGAATCCGGCGTTGTCGAAACCTCCTGCCCTCCTTCCTGA
- a CDS encoding class I SAM-dependent methyltransferase, producing MTFRDYMARALSDPTGGYYTRNARIGFSRGDFYTAPELSPAFALLLSRQIVEIDAVLGHPEQFYLMETGPGNGTLMRDLLVSLRLSAPQLARRVRPILYEISPVLVKKQKEKLSSIPLDHPPEWIRPGELSGRDPIDGVILGNEFLDALPVHRLRRKGDSFSEIYIEKDGSGKDIEVEGELSTPSLTEGVHSTAWDYPEGFEWEVQADLCTVVEDLYRFLGNGFMLWIDYGDTARERFSPKREKGSLMGYRKHALVEDVTQADPGSIDMTVHVDFPLLARKATMLGMRLEGFSDQMHYLMNLGIEEWLGDEQFSPEEKAAMVTLIHPLRMGEAFKVMLLSKGIDHRGGWKGFSREPLPL from the coding sequence ATGACATTTCGGGACTATATGGCCCGTGCCTTGTCCGATCCAACGGGGGGGTACTATACAAGAAACGCCCGTATCGGGTTTTCCCGGGGAGACTTTTACACGGCTCCGGAACTCAGCCCGGCTTTTGCCCTTTTGCTTTCCCGGCAAATTGTCGAGATCGATGCTGTTCTCGGTCACCCGGAACAATTTTACCTGATGGAAACCGGTCCAGGCAATGGAACTCTGATGCGCGATCTCCTTGTCAGTCTCCGCCTGTCCGCACCGCAGCTTGCTCGTCGGGTCCGGCCGATCCTCTACGAGATCAGTCCCGTGCTGGTCAAAAAGCAGAAGGAAAAACTGTCCTCCATCCCTTTGGATCACCCGCCGGAATGGATACGGCCGGGGGAACTGTCAGGGAGGGATCCCATTGACGGGGTGATCCTGGGAAATGAGTTCCTTGATGCCTTGCCGGTCCATCGTCTTCGGCGAAAGGGAGATTCTTTTTCAGAAATCTACATTGAAAAGGATGGCTCCGGAAAAGACATCGAGGTGGAAGGAGAGCTTTCAACCCCTTCTTTGACAGAAGGTGTCCACTCCACCGCCTGGGATTACCCGGAAGGGTTTGAATGGGAGGTGCAGGCCGATCTTTGCACCGTCGTGGAAGACCTTTATCGATTTCTCGGGAACGGCTTCATGCTCTGGATTGATTATGGAGACACGGCCCGGGAGAGGTTTTCCCCGAAGAGGGAAAAAGGAAGCCTGATGGGGTATCGGAAACATGCTCTTGTTGAAGATGTGACCCAGGCCGATCCGGGGTCAATCGATATGACAGTGCATGTGGATTTTCCGCTTCTGGCAAGAAAAGCCACAATGCTGGGAATGCGCCTGGAAGGGTTTTCGGACCAGATGCATTACCTGATGAATCTGGGAATCGAAGAGTGGTTGGGGGATGAGCAGTTTTCTCCTGAAGAAAAGGCCGCAATGGTCACTTTGATACACCCTCTTCGAATGGGGGAGGCGTTCAAGGTCATGCTGCTTTCAAAAGGGATTGACCACCGTGGGGGGTGGAAGGGGTTCTCCCGGGAGCCCCTTCCACTCTAG
- a CDS encoding glycerate kinase type-2 family protein: MTAPPDLQTFRSDLIPRLHTLLEELQPFALFESSDNPLPPPPSEQPEFLLAVGKASKGMAEALAEKRSIPPDRVLVILPSGYSCPERYGWKTGNHPDPGEDSLIAAKAALDFVENIPPGGVLLFALSGGTSSLLCKPAHGISLTQKKNLISLLMRKGAPIHILNTVRIHLSLIKGGELLRNFRGQHVHTVLLSDVPCQSAGIVGSGPTVFFQRNGKKTLSILEKWLDPEDIPDCVRQHLDTLPALSPPPLSMEPLHVLGDSGVVLKKASEVLSFSGHRIHCLTHCLTGESRAQGEKIGSHIRNVAEREPGNHLFLASGECTVTLGKTHGHGGRTLELGIACGLSLKKYKTIVGALATDGMDGNSGYSGVLLESSLFRQKEKEKKALLCLETHNTASLVHEEEIGLSFGPSGTNLNDLLFVYLFPSMEDLRT, translated from the coding sequence ATGACGGCCCCTCCCGATCTCCAGACGTTTCGCTCCGATCTCATTCCGCGTCTCCACACTCTCCTTGAGGAACTGCAACCCTTCGCTCTTTTTGAATCCAGTGACAATCCGCTTCCTCCCCCTCCGAGTGAACAACCTGAATTTCTCCTTGCCGTTGGAAAGGCCTCCAAGGGGATGGCAGAAGCTTTGGCAGAAAAACGCTCGATTCCTCCGGACAGAGTTCTGGTGATCCTTCCTTCCGGTTATTCATGCCCTGAACGGTATGGATGGAAAACCGGCAATCATCCGGACCCGGGAGAAGACAGCCTGATCGCTGCAAAAGCAGCGCTGGATTTTGTGGAGAACATCCCCCCGGGGGGTGTTCTTCTTTTTGCGCTTTCTGGCGGCACGTCAAGTCTGCTTTGTAAGCCGGCCCATGGGATCTCTCTGACCCAGAAAAAAAATCTGATCAGCTTGCTGATGCGAAAGGGAGCGCCCATTCATATCCTGAATACGGTCAGAATTCATCTTTCCTTGATCAAGGGGGGAGAGCTCCTGAGAAATTTCCGGGGGCAACATGTGCATACCGTTCTTCTTTCCGATGTACCCTGTCAGTCCGCCGGAATTGTCGGATCCGGCCCGACTGTGTTTTTTCAGAGAAACGGAAAAAAAACACTCTCCATTTTGGAGAAATGGCTGGACCCCGAAGACATTCCGGATTGCGTGAGACAGCATTTGGACACTCTCCCTGCTCTCTCACCTCCTCCACTGTCCATGGAACCTCTTCATGTCCTGGGGGATTCCGGGGTGGTTCTCAAAAAAGCCTCCGAAGTGTTGTCTTTTTCAGGTCACCGGATTCACTGTCTCACGCATTGCCTGACCGGAGAGTCCCGCGCCCAGGGTGAAAAAATAGGGTCTCACATCCGCAACGTCGCGGAAAGGGAACCGGGAAACCATCTTTTTCTGGCCTCCGGCGAATGCACTGTGACACTTGGAAAAACGCACGGGCACGGCGGTCGCACGCTGGAACTTGGTATCGCTTGCGGTCTCTCGCTGAAAAAATACAAGACCATTGTCGGCGCTCTCGCAACCGATGGCATGGATGGAAATTCGGGTTATTCCGGGGTTCTTCTGGAAAGTTCTCTCTTCCGTCAAAAGGAAAAGGAAAAAAAAGCACTTCTCTGTCTCGAAACACACAACACGGCTTCCCTTGTTCACGAAGAAGAGATTGGACTGTCCTTCGGTCCAAGCGGCACGAATCTGAACGATCTTCTGTTCGTTTACCTTTTCCCGTCCATGGAGGACTTGCGAACATGA